TGGTTATTTGATTTTCTGGCTAAGCCACATTCCCTTCCCCCCCTGATGGCGAAATTGTATTTCCTGAAACTGTGTATACTTTATAGAAATCTTGGCTTTCAAATTGTGTCAGTGTCCATTTTTAAAGGCAAAGTATATGCGTTTACAATAACTAAatttaattatgtttatattttctttgacaTCTGTAAAGCAGGTCGTATTTTTCAATCACAATATTGTTTGTTGAAAGCTTCCTGATACATTAATGTTTGTTGGACTGTCTTCACCTAAATGTCTAATTCAAACTTCAACCTGCAACATGCAcgtaccttttatttttatgccTTCCATAAAAACACTGGTTATTAGCACAAACCCTGTTTTCACACTTGTAATGAGGGGtgctgtgtgtgagctgcacaCTCTTGTCTTGTGTGAGGAGCTACATCTTCACATGCAGCTTCAGCAGCTGATAGGGTGACATTGCCTTTTCTGTCGTGTCACTTGTGTGAAACAGTTCCGTCACCTCAGCCACAGCCTTTGAGGTGATTGGCTTGTTCTTTTCAAAATTCAACACCCACAAAAGTATAACAAAAAACAAgctagaaaaggaaaaaagacattACCTGGGCTAGTCCTCTAAGCTGTGTTTACCACTGTATATGCTTTTATATTAGAAAATACTGTTGTGCAATTGATACATTAAACGTGACACCATTAAcacttgtgttgttcctgggtcgaattgacccagagtgtgtgtgtgtctgtgtgtgtgtgtgcgtgcgtgcgtgcgtgcgtgagtgcgtgcatgtgatcatacgcaagccctggccggtcagggttagggttagggtgacccaatGGATTCTCATTCTCGATTATCATGGGAGtggtcatttagacccccagagagggcgctgtggtgctctgtggggtcatttagacccacagagaagccgCGGTGTCATTCTCCGTGTGCCACCCTCCCTGACCAtgtcacgatgtcacgtcaggcgcatttcaccagagaacaggttctccaacagctattctcccagcaaccatcctctgaacctgaagaggacgcgaaagagccagaccgagaagcggacggacaaggagatggagaagcagaccgagaagcagacggaaaagcagaccgagaagaagacagacgACAGAGACGACGGCGATGACGGCGACGACGACCCAGTaggtgatgcttctgcagattcgtcatccttggaagaagaagaaggacaagaccacggcaccaccaccaccggacttgtggaaagagagaccttcccaTCAAGAAatggggaaataacatggtcctcgagggcgtacggccgagaggagggctgctcctcctcctcttcctcctcctctgctgcggctcaaagcggggtccccccgGGCCCCACAAtgcacgcgacgtcccgcaccggtgacctagcctcgatgttccgcctgttcatcacgccgacggtagagaacatcatcctggagatgacgaatcgggagggtcgtcgaaaatacggtgatgaatggaaagggatggacgagaccgacctgcgcgcctacgtagggctgctgatcttagcgggcgtgtacagaTCCCGGGGCGAGGCCaccgccagcctgtgggacgccgagagcggccgggcgatatttcgtgccacgatgcccctaaaactcttccacacgtactccagactgctgcgcttcgacgaccgcgagacgagacgcacgagatgagccacggacaaattggcggccgtgcgagaggtctgggacgcgtgggtgtcgcggctaccgcacctctacaacccggggcccgaagtgaccgtggacgagcaactggttccgttcagaggttagtcttttttttttttaatattattattatgttatgttatgttagttatgtagatagcggctgctagtcctcgtcctcatctcatctcctctcatctcttctcctcctgtttttcttcctaggccggtgtccattccgtcagtacatgcccagcaagccggcgaaatacgggatcaagtcgtgggtggcctgcgatgcgaaatcaagctacgcttggaagatgcaagtgtacaccggaaagccgagcggcggacgcccagaacggaatcaggggttgcgggtagtgctcgatgtaacggagggactgcacggtcgtaacgtcacgtgcgacaattacttcacctcctacgaactcgcgcggcagctcctggagaggaagctcaccgtggtcggcactgttcggaagaacaagcccgagctcccgaccgggctgctcgcggtcaagggaagagaggtgttctcatccaagttcgcattcacgcccactgccactcttgtgtcctacatcccaaagaaaaacaggaatgtggtgctcctgagcacacggcaccctgaggccgacatcagcgatcgcgaggacgggaaaccggtcaacgtcctggactacaaccgcaacaaaggtggcgtggacaacctagacaaggtgatcggaacgtacagctgcaggaggatgaccacgcgctgg
This genomic stretch from Hippoglossus hippoglossus isolate fHipHip1 chromosome 3, fHipHip1.pri, whole genome shotgun sequence harbors:
- the LOC117753437 gene encoding piggyBac transposable element-derived protein 4-like codes for the protein NPGPEVTVDEQLVPFRGRCPFRQYMPSKPAKYGIKSWVACDAKSSYAWKMQVYTGKPSGGRPERNQGLRVVLDVTEGLHGRNPELPTGLLAVKGREVFSSKFAFTPTATLVSYIPKKNRNVVLLSTRHPEADISDREDGKPVNVLDYNRNKGGVDNLDKVIGTYSCRR